In Rutidosis leptorrhynchoides isolate AG116_Rl617_1_P2 chromosome 2, CSIRO_AGI_Rlap_v1, whole genome shotgun sequence, one genomic interval encodes:
- the LOC139890878 gene encoding L-type lectin-domain containing receptor kinase IX.1-like produces MSLITACLLLVLIPYATSISFNLTNIIPKNSDKFRFDKDAHVSNEGIQVTLKNNTSNSSHFAGRATYFELLHLWDKSSGQLASFNTEFSFVISSNGSRDFGDGLTFFLAENNTLVSSGGALGLPINETTYNMSSYRFVAVEFDTFGNNVWDKATNISVYQKHVGIDVNSLVSVTSQQWDADVKVGVQNRASINYDSLSKTLDVVVSNTEHTFIKLDHTIDFSKVLPEWVIFGFSAATGNLFETNTVKSWNFSSSELQVEAAPPPASQPPNMSQQPTTSHNGSGLSKHKTMIVVGMLSVGLFVVLAFAFFLWRKRNKGEEVDEDAFGTEMNKDFEMGTGPKRFSYHELVKATSGFVETNKLGQGGFGGVYKGFLKDLGTYVAVKRVSKTSEQGIKEYASEVKIISQLRHRNLVELKGWCHEKGELLLVYEYLENGSLDLHLFNGKSLLTWATRYRIAHGIASALLYLHEEWEKCVLHRDIKSSNVILDSKFNAKLGDFGLAKMVDHDKGSQTTMLAGTLGYMAPECAVTGKASKESDVFSFGVVVLEIACGRKPFEYNAQKRQIRLPEWVWEHYGNGTLLDAVDQQLGFEFEEEEIIRLMILGLWCVHPDSEFRPSMRQVVQVLNSQASLPTLPSKMPVASYLTSSLMSTASSSTAPVSSTVEIQSSSTSMGTI; encoded by the coding sequence ATGTCCTTGATTACTGCATGTCTCCTTCTTGTCTTAATCCCTTATGCAACTTCAATTTCTTTCAATCTTACAAATATTATTCCTAAAAATAGTGACAAGTTCCGATTTGACAAAGATGCTCATGTATCCAATGAAGGAATCCAGGTGACCCTGAAAAACAATACATCAAATTCAAGCCATTTTGCGGGACGAGCAACATACTTCGAACTGCTTCATCTTTGGGACAAAAGCTCTGGGCAGCTAGCGAGCTTTAATACCGAATTCTCATTCGTTATTAGTTCAAACGGGTCTAGAGATTTTGGTGATGGCCTCACATTCTTCCTTGCGGAAAATAATACGTTAGTATCATCAGGTGGAGCTTTGGGGCTACCGATTAATGAAACTACTTATAACATGTCGTCATATCGATTTGTCGCGGTTGAATTTGATACTTTTGGGAACAATGTGTGGGACAAAGCAACAAATATTTCCGTGTATCAGAAGCATGTAGGCATCGATGTTAACTCTCTTGTTTCTGTTACATCTCAACAATGGGACGCTGATGTAAAAGTAGGAGTCCAGAATCGAGCTTCCATAAACTATGATTCTTTATCGAAAACTCTTGATGTTGTAGTCTCCAATACTGAGCATACTTTTATTAAACTAGATCATACCATTGATTTTAGTAAAGTATTGCCTGAATGGGTTATTTTTGGCTTTTCTGCTGCAACCGGTAATCTGTTTGAGACAAATACGGTAAAATCTTGGAATTTTAGTAGTTCAGAATTACAAGTTGAGGCTGCACCACCACCAGCGAGCCAACCGCCAAACATGAGCCAACAACCAACGACGAGCCACAATGGTTCAGGGTTGAGCAAACATAAGACAATGATTGTTGTGGGTATGTTAAGTGTTGGATTATTTGTTGTACTTGCATTTGCTTTCTTCTTGTGGAGGAAAAGAAATAAAGGTGAAGAAGTGGATGAAGATGCATTTGGTACGGAGATGAACAAAGACTTTGAAATGGGCACCGGGCCTAAAAGATTCTCTTATCACGAATTAGTTAAGGCAACTAGTGGCTTTGTGGAGACAAACAAGCTTGGGCAGGGTGGTTTCGGAGGGGTTTATAAAGGCTTCCTGAAAGATCTAGGCACTTATGTTGCAGTTAAACGGGTGTCGAAGACTTCAGAACAAGGGATCAAGGAGTATGCATCGGAAGTTAAGATCATTAGCCAATTGAGACACAGAAATCTTGTGGAACTCAAAGGATGGTGCCACGAGAAAGGTGAACTCTTGCTTGTTTATGAATATTTGGAAAATGGAAGCTTAGATTTACATCTGTTTAACGGAAAGAGCTTGTTGACTTGGGCTACAAGGTACAGAATTGCCCATGGTATAGCTTCTGCTTTGCTATATCTACATGAAGAATGGGAGAAATGTGTTTTGCATAGAGATATCAAATCTAGTAACGTGATATTGGACTCGAAATTTAATGCAAAGCTTGGTGATTTTGGCTTAGCTAAGATGGTTGACCATGACAAAGGGTCTCAAACCACTATGTTGGCCGGTACGTTGGGCTACATGGCTCCCGAATGTGCAGTGACAGGCAAAGCTAGCAAAGAATCGGACGTTTTTAGCTTTGGGGTTGTTGTGTTAGAAATAGCATGCGGGAGAAAACCCTTTGAATATAACGCTCAAAAAAGGCAAATTCGGTTACCAGAATGGGTTTGGGAGCACTACGGCAATGGGACTCTTTTAGACGCTGTTGATCAACAACTAGGGTTCGAATTTGAAGAAGAGGAGATCATACGTTTGATGATCCTAGGGTTATGGTGCGTGCACCCAGATTCAGAATTTCGCCCATCGATGAGACAAGTAGTTCAAGTATTGAATTCTCAAGCTTCCTTGCCTACATTACCCTCAAAGATGCCGGTGGCATCTTACTTGACATCTTCCTTAATGTCAACGGCATCTTCCTCGACAGCTCCCGTCTCTTCTACTGTCGAAATCCAATCATCAAGTACTTCAATGGGAACGATATAA